The Pseudomonas sp. SCB32 DNA window TGCTGGCGCAGACCCGGCAGTCGGACCTGGAGCTGTTCGTGCGCCTGTCCAAGCGCACCGACATCCAGAGCGCCGACGCCACGCCCCTGACCATCCTGGTCCCGGCATTCGTCACCTCGGAGTTGAAGACGGCGTTCCAGATCGGTTTCATGATCTTCATCCCGTTCCTGATCATCGACCTGGTGGTCTCCAGCGTACTGATGGCGATGGGCATGATGATGCTGTCGCCGCTGATCATCTCCTTGCCGTTCAAGATCATGCTGTTCGTGCTGGTGGATGGCTGGGCGTTGATCATCGGCACCCTGGCCGGCAGTTTCGGGACGGTGTAGCGATGCCTCACTCGCTAGTGGTTTCCCGCGTTCGCGGGAATGACGGTGGGGGAGTCCGCACTCTCTCCGGTGTCGCCCTCGCGTATGCGGGGGCCGAGAAACAACGCAGCGTAGGATGGGTGGAGCTTGCGATACCCATCGGCGTTGCTTGCCTGGACAGCGATGGGTATCGCTTCGCTCCACGCCATCCTACGAAGAGCCGGCTCCTGCGGGCGGCAGCGAAAGAGGACCGACCATGACTCCCGAAGTCGCAGTAGACCTGTTTCGTGAAGCGCTCTGGCTGACGGCGATGATCGTCGCCATCCTGATCCTGCCCAGTCTGCTGGTGGGCCTGGTGGTGGCGATGTTCCAGGCTGCCACCCAGATCAACGAGCAGACCCTGAGCTTCCTGCCGCGCCTGCTGGTGGTGCTGCTCACCCTGATCGTGCTGGGGCCCTGGCTGATACGGCAGCTGATGGAGTACACCCAGACGCTGATCAGCAGCATCCCGACGCTGATCGGCTGATGCTGGAGCTCACCAACGCGCAGATCGGCGGCTGGATCGGGTCCTTCCTGTTCCCGCTGTTCCGCATCGCCGCGCTGCTGATGGTGATGCCGATCTTCGGCACCCAGCTGGTGCCGACCCGCGTGCGCCTGTACCTGGCCGTGGCGATCGCCGTGGTGCTGGTGCCCAGCCTGCCGCCCATGCCGCAGGTGGACGCGTTGAGCGCGAAGGCCATGCTGCTGATTGGCGAGCAGATCCTCATCGGCGCCATGCTCGGCTTCACCCTGCAGCTGATGTTCCATGCCTTCGTCATCGCCGGGCAGATCATCTCCATGCAGATGGGCCTGGGCTTCGCCTCGATGGTCGACCCCACCAACGGCATCTCGGTGCCGGTGCTCGGGCAATTCTTCACCCTGCTGGTGACCCTGCTGTTCCTGGCCATGAACGGCCACCTGGTGGTGTTCGAGGTATTGGCCGAGAGCTTCGTCACCCTACCGGTGGGCGAGGGGCTGTCGGGTAACCATATGATCACCGTCGCCGGTAAGCTCGGCTGGGTGATCGGCGCGGGGCTGTTGCTGGCGCTGCCGGCGGTCACCGCGCTGCTGGTGGTCAACCTGGCCTTCGGCGCCATGACCCGCGCCGCGCCGCAGCTGAATATCTTCTCCATCGGCTTCCCGCTGACCCTGATCATGGGCTTTATCATCGTCTGGATCGGCAGCGCCGACATTCTGTCGCAGTATCAGTCCCTTGCCAGCGAAGGCCTGCAACTGCTGCGTGACCTGGTTCGAGCGAGGTAGCCTGCGATGGCGGAAAGCGAGAGCGGTCAGGACAAGACAGAGGAACCCACAGAGAAACGGCGCCGGGAGGCGCGCGAGAAAGGGCAGCTGCCGCGTTCGCGGGAGCTGAACACCCTTGCCGTGCTCGTCGCCGGCTCCGGCGGCCTGCTGATCTACGGCGCGGGCCTGGCGGATGCGCTGATGCGCCTGATGCGCGGCAGCTTCGAGCTGTCCCGCGAGACGGTGATGAACAGCGACAACATGCTGCGGCTGCTGGCCAGCGCGGCGCAGATCGCTGGCGAAGGGCTCTGGCCGATCCTCGCGCTGCTGCTGGTCGCGGCCCTGCTGGGGCCGATAGCGCTCGGCGGCTGGCTGTTCTCCAGCGAGGCGCTGGCGCCCAAGTTCAGCCGCCTGAACCCGCTGGAAGGGCTCAAGCGGATGTTCTCGGCCAAGTCCCTGCTGGAGCTGTTCAAGGCGCTGATCAAGTTCACCGTGGTGCTCGCCGTGGCGATCATGGTGTTGCAGTCGGACAAGGACGACCTGTTGGCGATGGCCCACGAGCCCACCGAGCAGGCGCTGGTGCATTGCGCCAGGGTGGTCGGCTGGAGTGCCTTCTGGCTGGCCTGCAGCCTGATGCTGATCGCCGCGGTGGACGTGCCGTACCAGCTCTGGGACAACCGCCAGAAGCTGATGATGACCAAGCAGGAAGTGCGCGACGAGTACAAGGACTCCGAGGGCAAGCCGGAGGTCAAGGCCAAGGTCCGCCAGATGCAGCGCGAGATGGCGCAGCGGCGGATGATGCAGGCGGTGCCGGACGCCGACGTGGTGATCACCAACCCGACGCACTTCGCCGTCGCCCTCAAGTACGATCCGGGCGCAACCGGCGCGCCCAGGCTGCTGGCCAAGGGCAACGACTTCATGGCGCTGAAGATCCGCGAGGTGGCCCAGGAGCACAAGATCACGGTGCTGGAGTCACCGGCGCTGGCGCGGGCGGTGTACTACTCCACCGAACTGGATCACGAGATTCCCGCCGGCCTTTACCTCGCCGTCGCCCAGGTACTGGCCTACGTCTACCAGCTCAAGCAGTTCCGCGCCGGCAAGGGCAAGCGCCCGGGGCCGATGCCGGACCTGCCGATTCCACCGGATTTGCGGCGAGACGAGTGACCGGGTCGGCTGTGCATGGGGGCTGCGTTGTACTAGCATCCGGGCTCCCATCCCTGCCAGGAGGCACTGAGGAAAGCCATGGAAAGCACCGTCCGCGATCATCGCATTGCCGCTCTCATTCCCATTGCCGTGCTGGCGGTGAGCGTGGCTACCTTGTGGTCCCTGCCGTTTCTGATGCTGGCGTATCTCGTATTGCGCCCCGTGATGCCTCTTTTCGTGCGGGCCGTGTTTCTCTGCACGCTGGATCTGGTCCTTTCTCTGCTTCTCCTCGCCGTTGCCGTCTGGGTTCTCGCCTGGGCGCTGGTGTCTGTCGTGGGCGTCGGTGGCGGCCATTGGCTGTCGCAGTTCAGTCTTCCGTTGGTATTGGTTCTTACATTTTTCATCTGCGTCTATGGCGTCCTCCACCTGGTCTTAGCCGCCTATGGGGCCTGGTGCTGGTGGCCAAGGATGACCGGACGATGCGTATCGAGGTCGGCTATGGGCTGGAAGGCGCCATTCCTGATGTCACGGCCGGTCGCATCATCCGCGACGAGATGGCCCCGGCGTTTCGCCAGGGTGACTTCTCCGGTGGCATCGAACGTGCTGTAGGTGTTCTGGAGCACCTGATCGACGGCGAAGCGCTGCCCGAATGGGGGCGTGGCGGTAGCCTGACTCATGCAGGCTGGGTGCTGCTGATCGCCCTGGTCTGTGGCGCGGTGGCGGGCGTGGCGCTGCGTCGTAACCTGCTCGCTGTCCGTTGGGTCCTGGGTGTGTCGGCGGGGCTGATGGTGCTGCTGGCGTTCGGCGACGGTCTCAAGAGCGTGCCGTTACTTTTCATGGCCGTGTCCATCAGCATGGCGCTGGGCTGCGCTGTCGGCGCCATTGCGGCGGGGGCGCGCAAGTCAGCCTGGATCGTCGCCGCCATCGTCGGCTACATCGTCGCCCTGTCAGCGGCGGCCAGCCGATATGGCGTCGAGGTGCTGCTCTACGGTCTGGCCGGCCCCATCGCCCTGGCCCTGGGGCTGGCGCTGCTCTGCCTGCCGTTCATCCTCGCCCATGCCGCCTGGAAGCGCAGCCGGCTGGAGTTCTTCATTCGCCTGGCGCTGGCCTCGGCCATCTGCGCGTTCGTCATGACCCTCACTGGCATCGTCGAACATCTTGGCGAGTTTCCGGAATCGCTGGCGCTGCTGCCGATGATTTACTTCCCGCTGCTGCTCGCATTCATGAGGGGCTGGGCGGCCAGTTCGGGCTCAGGTTCCAGCGGCGGCAGCTCGTCTTCCGGTGGCAGCAGCGGCTATTCCGGTGGCGGAGGCTCCAGCGGCGGTGGTGGCGCATCAGGGGGATGGTAGACGAACGCTCCGCGTTATACGCCGCTTGGCCTTGGTTGCAGATAGCTCCGGGCTCGGCCAGGGCGCTGCTCACAGGCACGCTGTAGCGGCGTACAACCGCGCACGGTAGTACGCCCTGCGGGCTGCTCTGGATCGGGTATTTCCGTCGATTCGAAAAAGTTGGAACGCTTCCTGCTAAAGCTCCTGCAAACGCCCATTGGGGCGTCAAAAGTTTGATAGGGCGGGCGCAAGATCCGTCGCAGGGCAGGGGAGTCAAGGGTGGACCGCACGCAACTGATCAGCAACGTTCGCAGCAATCTGGCGGGCCTGGGCCGGGGCAATCTCGGTGTGCCGCTGCTGCTGCTGGCCATGCTGGGCATGATGACCCTGCCGATCCCGCCGTTCCTGCTGGACGTGCTGTTCACCTTCAACATCGCCCTGTCCATCGTGGTCCTGCTGGTCTGCGTGTACGCGCTGCGTCCGCTGGACTTCGCCGTGTTCCCGACCATCCTGCTGGTCGCGACCCTGCTGCGCCTGGCGCTGAACGTCGCCTCCACCCGCGTGGTACTGCTCCACGGCCATGACGGCCACGCCGCCGCGGGCAAGGTGATCCAGGCCTTCGGCGAGGTGGTGATCGGCGGTAACTACGTGGTCGGCATCGTGGTCTTCGCGATCCTCATGATCATCAACTTCGTGGTGGTCACCAAGGGCGCCGGGCGTATCTCCGAAGTGAGCGCACGTTTCACCCTCGACGCCATGCCCGGCAAGCAGATGGCCATCGACGCCGACCTCAACGCCGGCCTGATCGAGCAGGCTGAAGCCAAGAAGCGCCGTGCCGAGGTAGCCCAGGAAGCCGACTTCTACGGCTCCATGGACGGTGCCAGCAAGTTCGTCCGTGGTGACGCCGTCGCCGGTCTGCTGATCCTCTTCATCAACCTCATCGGTGGCGTCGCCATCGGCATGCTGCAGCACTCGATGGGCTTCGGCGATGCCGGCAAGGTCTACGCCCTGCTGACCATCGGTGACGGCCTGGTGGCGCAACTGCCGTCGCTGCTGCTGTCCACCGCCGCGGCGATCATGGTGACCCGCGTGTCCAGCGCCGAGGACATGGGCCAGCAGGTCAACCGGCAGATGTTCGCTTCGCCCAAGGCGCTGGCCATCTCCGCCGCGATCCTGATCGCCATGGGCCTGGTGCCGGGCATGCCGCACATTTCCTTCGTTGGCCTGGGAGCCCTGGCCGCCGGCGGCGCCTGGCTGATCTGGCAACGCCAGCGCCAGGCGGCGCAGCAGGCCGAACAGGAAACCCAGCGCCAGCAGGAGCTGCTGCCGGCCCAGCGCGCCCAGGAAACCAAGGAGCTGGGCTGGGACGATGTGACCCCGGTGGACCTGGTCGGCCTGGAAGTCGGCTACCGCCTGATCCCGCTGGTGGACCGCAACCAGGGTGGCCAGCTGCTGGCGCGG harbors:
- a CDS encoding YgcG family protein, encoding MEGAIPDVTAGRIIRDEMAPAFRQGDFSGGIERAVGVLEHLIDGEALPEWGRGGSLTHAGWVLLIALVCGAVAGVALRRNLLAVRWVLGVSAGLMVLLAFGDGLKSVPLLFMAVSISMALGCAVGAIAAGARKSAWIVAAIVGYIVALSAAASRYGVEVLLYGLAGPIALALGLALLCLPFILAHAAWKRSRLEFFIRLALASAICAFVMTLTGIVEHLGEFPESLALLPMIYFPLLLAFMRGWAASSGSGSSGGSSSSGGSSGYSGGGGSSGGGGASGGW
- the fliQ gene encoding flagellar biosynthesis protein FliQ, which encodes MTPEVAVDLFREALWLTAMIVAILILPSLLVGLVVAMFQAATQINEQTLSFLPRLLVVLLTLIVLGPWLIRQLMEYTQTLISSIPTLIG
- the fliR gene encoding flagellar biosynthetic protein FliR, whose amino-acid sequence is MLELTNAQIGGWIGSFLFPLFRIAALLMVMPIFGTQLVPTRVRLYLAVAIAVVLVPSLPPMPQVDALSAKAMLLIGEQILIGAMLGFTLQLMFHAFVIAGQIISMQMGLGFASMVDPTNGISVPVLGQFFTLLVTLLFLAMNGHLVVFEVLAESFVTLPVGEGLSGNHMITVAGKLGWVIGAGLLLALPAVTALLVVNLAFGAMTRAAPQLNIFSIGFPLTLIMGFIIVWIGSADILSQYQSLASEGLQLLRDLVRAR
- the flhB gene encoding flagellar biosynthesis protein FlhB; protein product: MAESESGQDKTEEPTEKRRREAREKGQLPRSRELNTLAVLVAGSGGLLIYGAGLADALMRLMRGSFELSRETVMNSDNMLRLLASAAQIAGEGLWPILALLLVAALLGPIALGGWLFSSEALAPKFSRLNPLEGLKRMFSAKSLLELFKALIKFTVVLAVAIMVLQSDKDDLLAMAHEPTEQALVHCARVVGWSAFWLACSLMLIAAVDVPYQLWDNRQKLMMTKQEVRDEYKDSEGKPEVKAKVRQMQREMAQRRMMQAVPDADVVITNPTHFAVALKYDPGATGAPRLLAKGNDFMALKIREVAQEHKITVLESPALARAVYYSTELDHEIPAGLYLAVAQVLAYVYQLKQFRAGKGKRPGPMPDLPIPPDLRRDE
- the flhA gene encoding flagellar biosynthesis protein FlhA, producing MDRTQLISNVRSNLAGLGRGNLGVPLLLLAMLGMMTLPIPPFLLDVLFTFNIALSIVVLLVCVYALRPLDFAVFPTILLVATLLRLALNVASTRVVLLHGHDGHAAAGKVIQAFGEVVIGGNYVVGIVVFAILMIINFVVVTKGAGRISEVSARFTLDAMPGKQMAIDADLNAGLIEQAEAKKRRAEVAQEADFYGSMDGASKFVRGDAVAGLLILFINLIGGVAIGMLQHSMGFGDAGKVYALLTIGDGLVAQLPSLLLSTAAAIMVTRVSSAEDMGQQVNRQMFASPKALAISAAILIAMGLVPGMPHISFVGLGALAAGGAWLIWQRQRQAAQQAEQETQRQQELLPAQRAQETKELGWDDVTPVDLVGLEVGYRLIPLVDRNQGGQLLARIKGVRKKLSQDLGFLMPSVHIRDNLDLLPNAYRLTLMGVSVAEAEIYPDRELAINPGQVFGTLNGIAGKDPAFGLEAVWIEASQRDQAQSLGYTVVDASTVVATHLNQVLHKHAHELLGHEEVQQLMQLLAKTSPKLAEELVPGMISLSTLLKVLQALLQEQVPVRDIRTIAEAIANVAAKSQDPAAMVAAVRVSLSRAIVQTIVGLEPELPVITLEPRLEQILLNSLQKAGQGSEDGMLLEPGMAEKLQRSMVESAQRQEMLGKPAILLVAGPVRAMMSRFARMAVPTMHVLAYQEIPDNKQVTIVATVGQN